GAGCGGGACGCGAGTCATGTGTTCGACGCCACCCGCGACGAGCACGTCGTGCATCCCGGACATGATGTTCGCGGCGGCGAAGTTCACGGCCTGCTGGCCGGAGCCACACATGCGGTTCAACTGGACGCCGGGGACGCCGTCACCCCACCCCGCCACCATCGGCGCGAGGCGACCGATGTTCAGTCCCTGTTCGTCGACCGGGGTGACACAGCCGTAGATGACGTCCTCGATTAGTGTCGGGTCGAAGTCGTTGCGCGATTCGAGGGCTTCGAGGGGTTTCGCCGCGAGGTCCTGCGGATGGAGGTCCTTGAGCGACCCGCCGCGCTTGCCGAACGGTGTGCGAACTCCATCGACGATGACAGCGTCTTGCATAGACGTGTCTACGAGCTAATACCTGCAAAACGGTTCGGCCGGAGTGGCCCGGGGTTACATTACTCGCCGCTCCCAGTCATCGGATTCGATTTGCGTAATGCTGAGCAGAAAACATATATTCTGATGTTGACATTCTCAATTAATGCGTTTCTCAATTTCGAGACGTTCGGTGCTGGCCACTTTTGGAGCTGTCTCCGTCACTGGATGCGTTTCTCTCGACTCACTTTCCTCCTGTTCGGAGGGGACAGACAGCATCCGCGTGCAGAACATCTACGATTACGATACGTACAGCGGTCCAGCCAACCCCATTGAATTTGATACCCTCACCGAGGAAGAACAACGAATCGCCCGCACCACCGTCAATGAGGGCGAATACGAGGTGTGCCACTCCAGTTCTGACGCGATGCAACGCCTCATCGACAGAGCGTACGAGCACGTAGAACAGCAGGAGGACGATTCTAGTGTCTATTTCCACTACAACGAACTCTACGAAATCGGCATCTACGTGCTCGATGAGAAGATACCGTGAGAGTCGCCGTCGGTGACGATTACTCTTGTACTGCGAGGAACGATTCCATGATTGCCACACCAGAAGACGCGCCGATGCGCTCTGCGCCCGCTTCAATCATCGCCTTCGCCTCGTCCCAGTTGCCGACGCCGCCGCTCGCCTTGACGGGGAGGTACTCGGCCATCAGTTCGACGTCAGGGACCGTCGCGCCGCCGTCTGCGAACCCGGTCGAGGTTTTCACGTAGGCCGCGTCCGCCTCTTTCGCCAACTCGCAGGCTTTGTGTTTCTCCTCGTCTGAGAGCAGAGCCGTCTCGATGATGACCTTCACGGGGAGGGGGACGGCGGCGACGACTTCCGCGATGTCGTGGCGGACGGCGTCGTACTCGCCGGCCTTCAGTCGGCCGATGTTGATGACCATGTCAATCTCGTCTGCGCCTGCGTTCCAGGCGTCCTCGGCTTCGTCGCGTTTGGCGGTGGTCGTGTTCTGGCCGTGGGGGAACCCGACGACGGTGGCGAGCGTGAGGTCGGGGGCGTATTCGCTCGCTTCGTCGATGTAGCACGGCGGGATACAGACGTTCATGCCGTACTTCTGTGCGTCGTCGAGGACGGTTCGCACGTCGTCGAAGGTGGTCTCCGGCCCGAGGACCGTGTGGTCGATCATCGAGGCGAGACGGGCTGCGTTCATAACACACCACAATATCTGCCGGAGTAAAAAACGCCCCATCGACTTTTCCGCTCCGGGAGCCAAGTATGTGACATGAACGCGCCTGACACACTTCACGGGGAAGTGACGGAGACGGCCACCGCCATCGCGGAGATGGAAATCCGCGGGGCGGCCACCATCGCGGGCGCTGCTGCCCGCGCGCTCGGGGCACAGGCCGCGGCGAGCACTGCGAGTTCGCCCGAGGAGTTCCGCTCGGAGATGCGCGTCGCTGCCCGCGTCCTCCACGACACCCGACCGACGGCGGTCAGCCTTCCCAACGCCCTCCGGTACGTCCTGAACGACCTTCACGGCGACACGGTCGAAGACCTGCGAGCGACGGTGGACCGCCGCGTTACCGCCTTCCTCGACCAGCTAGCCCACGCCCAGGACGAACTCGGGCGCTTCGGCGGCAACCGCCTCCGGGACGGCGACACCATCATGACCCACTGCCACTCCACTGACGTGGTGGCCTGTGTCAGCGCCGCCGTCGAGGAGGGAAAAGATCTCACTGCATACGTACGCGAGACCCGACCCCGCAACCAGGGCCACATCACGGCCCACGAACTCGCCGAACTCGGCGTGGACGTGACGCTCATCGTGGACAACGCGGCACGCCATTACCTGAACGAGGTGGACCACGTCCTCGTCGGTGCAGACAGCATCGCCGCCGACGGGTCGGTCATCAACAAAATTGGCACCAGTGGCCTCGCCGTAAACGCCCGCGACATGGGCACACAGGTGATGGTTGCCGCCCAGACCATCAAACTCCACCCGGCGACGATGACGGGGCACACCGTCGAAATCGAGGAGCGCGACGCCACGGAGGTCATCTCCGAGGCCGACCGCGCCGAAATCGGGACCATCCGCGTCGAGAACCCGGCGTTCGACGTAACCCCACCGCGATACGTTGACGCCATCGTAACCGAACGCGGCCAGTTCCCGCCCGAGAGCATCGTCATCCTCATGCGCGAACTGTTCGGCGAGCGCGTGACGAACCCGTGGGAATCGCCCTGAGAGACCGCAACGGGTTTACTCTTCCCGGCCGCGATTTTCGCTATGGTACTTCCGGACGGCTTTTCGATTCCACCGCTCCCCGTACTCGTGGTTCTCTTCGTCGCCCTTCTCGCCGTCGCGGGCGCGCTCTACCGACGAAAACCGCCGGTCACGCGGAAGGTCGTCGTCGCGTTCGCCCCGTGGATGGTCGTGGGGTCGAGTCTCTACGTCCTCTACCAGATAGAGGGCCTCCCGCAGGCGATTGCACCGTTTTTCAGTTCTCCGACCGTCTACGGTTCGACGTTCGTCATCGCCGGGGCTATCTGGGCGCTCGTGGCGGGGCGACCTGCAGACGAGTGGTCGCTGCGTGCTGCACCCGGCCTCCTCGCCGCAACTGGACTCCTCGGCGTCGTCCTCGTCGCGGGCGCGACCCTCGCCATCGGCAGTTCATCAGGACTCATGCTGTTCTGGCCGGCAGTGGGTCTCGTCGTCTCCGTCGTCCTCGCGACGCTTGTCTGGGCCGGCGTGCGCGTCGGTCTTCCCGACATCACGAAGACGACGGGAAGCGCGGGCGCACTCGTCGTCTTCGCCCACACGCTCGACGGGGTTTCGACCGCCGTCGGCATCGACGCACTCAACTTCGGCGAGCAGACGCCACTGTCGCGGGCCATCATCGAGTTCGCCGCCGCGTTACCAACCGCCGAGGTGCTCGGAACCGTTTGGTTGTTCGTCCTCGTGAAAATCGCCCTCGCGACCGTCGTCGTCACCTTCCTCGCCGAATCGGTGCGCGACCGACCCCGTGAGGGTTACCTCCTGCTCGCGCTGGTCGCCGCCGTGGGCCTCGGTCCCGGCGCGCACAACCTGTTGCTGTTCACCGTCCTCGGGTGAGCAGACTTTTTTGTGACGGCCCCCGAACTGAGGCTGGAAATGCCTCGCGTCATCTGTGCCGGTCACGTAAACTGGGACCTGACATTGCGCGTAGACCGCCTCCCCGAACCCGACGGCGAGGCCCTCATCGAGTCCCAACGCAGGGCCGGCGGCGGCAGCGCGGCGAACACGGCTGTCGCGCTCACCGGGCTCGGCACCGACGTGGGCCTCATCGGCAGCGTCGGCACCGACGAGAACGGGCGTGACGCACGCGAGGAACTCACCAACGCAGGCCTCGACCTCTCACACTTGCTTACTGTGGCGGGCGAAACCGCGGTCAAGTACCTCATCGTGGACCCGACGGGCGAGGTGATGGTGCTCGGAAACAAGGGGGCGAACGAAGCCGTCACACCCGACGACGTAGACCCCGAGTACGTCCGAAGCGCCGACCACATCCACCTCACGAGCCAGCGCCCCGACACGGCCGCCCACATCGCCCAACTCGCCGCCGAGGCAGGCATCCCGGTCAGTTTCGACCCCGGTCGCCGCGTGGTCGACCGCGACTTCTCGGCCACGCTCCCGCACGTTGATTACCTCCTGCTCAACCGATACGAAGCCGAGCAAGCCGAGGACAAGTTCGACCTCGACACCCCAGACCGCGTCGTCGTCACCAAGTTCGGTGCGGGCGGGGCACAACTCATCACGGACGGTAAACTCGCCTCTCACGCCGGGTTCGACGTCGAAACCACCGATTCGACCGGGGCGGGTGATGCGTTCGCTGCGGGGTTCATCCACGCACAACTTGCGGGTAAACTACTTCCTGCGTCACTCGAATTCGCTGCGGCGTGTGGCGCACTCGCCAGCCAACAGTCCGGGGCGCGCACCTCGCTCTCTCCAGCGCGCGTCCGAGCGTTCCTCGCCGACCACGAGGCGTGAATCCGCCGTATTTTTGCCGTCGCCTCGTGAACTGCGACTATGGCAAAACAGCCCCACCTCCTCGTCTCCGAAGGCGACGTCCACGACATCGCGCTCATCCCCGGCGACCCGGGCCGCGTAGACCGCATCGCGAGCCAGTGTGAGAACGTCGAACTCGTCGCCGAGAACCGCGAGTACAAGGTCGTAAACGCCGAGTTCGAGGGCCGAGAACTCACCATCTGCTCGACAGGGATTGGCTGTCCATCCGCCGCCATTGCCGTCGAGGAACTCTCTCGCGTCGGCGTCGAGACGTTCATCCGCGTCGGCACTACCGGCGCACTCCAGCGCGGCATCGAAATCGGCGACATGATTGTCGCGACCGGGGCGGCGAAAAACGAGGGCACCTCCAAACGCTACGAGGACGTCGAATTCCCCGCCGTCCCCGACTTCGACGTGCTCTCGGAACTCGTGAACGCCGCCGAGGCAAACGACGAAGACGTTCACGTCGGCCCAATCGCCTCCGACGACGCGTTCTACGCGGAAACCGACGAGTTCGTCGAGGCGTGGGAAGCCGCGAACCTCCTCTCCGTCGAGATGGAAGCTGCGGCCGTATTCACGCTTGCCCGTCGCAAGGGCCTTCGCGCCGGCGCAATCTGCACCGTCGACGGCAACCTCGTCGAGGGCACCCAGAAGGGCGAAACCGAGGGTGAGGAACTCCCCGACAAGGCGAAGAACAACGTCGAGCGCGCTATCCGCATCGCGCTCACGGCGACCACCTCCCTGTAAGGAAACGCCTTTCTCACTCACTTTCGAACGTGCGGCCATGCGCTCTCAGGTGCGCCGCCGCCTCTCCACCTACTACGCTCGCCTCCAGCGCCTCGAACGCCGCCAGATGCGCGACCTCAGGCGCTGGATGGAGGGCACCCGAAACCTAATTCATCTGACGGTTATCATTCTCGTCCCGCTGCTCATCGCTCTCGTCACCGCCATCTCGAACTCGGTCGCCCAACTCTCCTTCCTGCTGTTTCCGCCACTCGCCGCCGGGACCTACACCCTCTTTGCCGACCCCGAAGGCAAGTATTCGAAACCCGGGAAGTTCGTCGCCGGACTCACCATCGGCGCGCTCTGTGGCTGGGTCGCCCTCGAGATCGCGGTACTCGGCTTTCTCGAAATGCCGCCGACCGGGCGCTCCGTCAGCGCGACGAGCGCCGCCATCGGCATCTTCCTCACTGGCGTCGCGACGTGGGTGTTCGACATCGAGGAACCCTCCGCGTTTTCAACCGCCCTACTCGCGCTGGTCACCGGCTCCACACAGCTCGATTACGTCATCTCCGTCGCCCTCTCGAGTTCGCTCGTCGCGCTCGTGTTCGTCTTCTGGAAAGAGCAGTTCTACCACCGCCGCGCCCGCTATCTCTACCAATCGACGAAGGGTGACGACCACGTCCTCGTCCCGATGCGCGGAGAGGCACAGGTCGCCACCGCGATGTTCGGAGCCCGCCTCGCCGCCGCCCACGACGCCGGAAAGGTGGTGTTGCTCGATATCGTGGACGACGCAGCCCTCGCCGAGGCGGAAGCCCAACTCGTCGACGAACGCGACGTGACCGCGCTCACAGAGGAGGCAGACGAGGAATCCATCGCAGAACAGGCCGAGACGAAAGCCGCTTCCGAGGCCGCGACGCGCCTCGAAGCCCGCGCCAATCGTCTCAAGACGAAAGTCGGCGTGCCCGTCGAAGTCGTGGTCGCGGTGGACGGCAACACCCCCGCCCAGACGGTCATCCAGACCGCTCGGTCCACCAACTGCGACCTCATCGTCTCGCCGTACGAAGAACGTCACGGGGCGCTCTCGCCGTTCATCCGGACCCTGTTTCGCAGCGAGGTGGACGTGGCGGTTCACCGTTCGAGCGGTGGGCGGTCGCGCTGGCGACGCATTCTCGTTCCCATCCGCAGCCCGAGCGACGTGGGCCACGCCATGATCGACTTCGCGCTGCGGCTCACCGGGCGGACGGGACGGGTGAGCGTGGCCCACTGCATCACCGCCCGCGAGCAGCGCCGGGAGGCTGAGAATATGCTCGCTGACCTCGTCGACGCCTTCGAGGGGAATCTGGAGACGCGCGTCTCGCGGTCGAAGATAGAGGATTTCCTCACGGCGAACGCCAGTCAGTACGACCTCGTCTTCCTCGGGGCGAGCACCGACCGGTCTGCGGCCTCACGGCTCATCTCCCCGCCGACGTTCGAGCGGATTCAGGACCTCGACTGCGACGTGGCCATCGTCGATCGGGGTAAACACCCGCTCCCGACGTTCGATTAGACGTTATTGTTCTTTTCGTCTACGTCGAGGATGCGGTCTGCGAACGCCTCCATGCCCCGCTGACCGAGGGCGGACTGGACGAGCAGGTGGCCGCCGATGACCGCCGGACTGATGACGGTGTCCGCACCGGCGCGTTTCAGTTTCTGGATGTTCTCGCGTTCGGTGGCGGCGGCGACGATGTTGATGTCGGGATTCAACTGCCGCGCGGTGAGAATCGAGAGGGCGTCCTCCGCGTCGGAGTTGGTCGCCGCGACCACCGCCTTCGCGCGGTCGATGCCGACGCGTTCGAGGACGGGTTCGTCGGAAGGTTCACCGGTCAACACCTTGTAGCCCCGGTCTGAGAGGTCTGTGGTGTGTTCCTTGTCCGGGACGACGACCACGAACTCGGAGGTCGTCTGCAGTTCTTCTAAAATCGGTTCGGTCAGTTCGCCGTAGCCGAGGACGACGACGTGGTTTTCGAGGGTTGCGAGTTGTGATTCGCTCATGATACCAAGTGCTCGTGAGAAGCGCGCTTCGATGGCGGGGCCGAGGACGGACCCGAGGGCGATTGCGAAACTGGCGGTGCCGATGACGATGACCGTCATGCCGAACAGACGGGCGACGGGCGTCGCGGGGGAGGCGTCACCGTAGCCGACCGTGCTCGCGGTTACCAGGGTGAAGTAGAAGGCATCGACGAGGTTGTTGATGCCGGTGAACTGCTCGCGCAGGGCGAACGTCCCGACGGTGCCGTAAATCTGCGCCCCGACGATGGCGGCGACCGCCCCGAGTTGGGTCGTCGAAAGCGAAATTTCCTGGGTGAATCGCTTTCGGTGAAGCCCGACGACGGGGAGTGCGAGCAACGAGAGCGCCACCAGCGGCAGCGACAGCGAGTTCGACTGGAGGAGGCCCTGTGCGGCAGTAAGCGGCAGCAGCACCATCGTCAATATCCACCCGGCTTCGAGCCCCCGCCTGAGGCCGAGCACGCCGACGAGCAGGAGGAATCCGGTCAGTGCGCCCGTGAACCCGGCCGTCTCCTGGACAGCGTCGGGGACGTAGGGACTGAGCGGTCCCGGCACGACCGTCGGCGTCGCGATGTTCGCCACGCCAGTCGCGAAGGAGAGCAACGCCACTGCCAGTGTCAACAGGATGGCGATGCGGGTGCTGAACCAGGCGCGCCTCCGTTCCATACACGTGTCTGGTTCCGTGATAGTATATAAACCTCCCACTTCCCATACTCGTTGGCGGCGGTACAACCACTCGTTACTCGCGGGTTCCGGTACTGGTAAAGTCCCTCCGTGTGTGGGTCAATTATGGTTCAGTCGTTTCCGATTCAGGTGCTTCTCGGCATCTATCTCGGACTTTTGACGGGGATAATCCCCGGCCTCATCGCGTTCACGCTGGGGTTCGTCTTCAAGTATTTTACCGGGGTGACGCTACCCGGGTTCGGTGTGGTGACCCTCGGAGTCGCCATCGCGGGCATCAACGGCGGCCTGCTCGGCCTCATCGACCCTACCATCGGGAGTTCGCCCACGCTCCTCGTCGCCGCCATCGTGGTGATGATGGTGACGCTTTACACCCACTCAATCGGCGACAAACTCGGCGCTGAATTCCCAAAGCGACTCTCACTCAAACGCCTTCGCGAGCAGAAACTCTCCCAGGACGTGTTGAACCGGGTCGGGGTTCGCGGCGAGATTCAGATAGACATCGTCGGCCCAGTCGGCGACATGGAGGGCTATCCGCCGCTCTCGACCGACCTGCGGACGGCGATTCAGGAGTCGAAACTCTCCTTTCCCCACGACCTCCCGCTCTCTGAACTCGAAGCGCGCATCGCAGACCGACTCAAGAACGACCACGACCTCGCCGACGTGGCGGTGACGGTCGATTCACAGGCGAAAGCGAGCGTCAACGCCGCCCCGCCGAGTGGCAGCCTCTCTCGGCGCGTCCCGAAGGGAACCCGGGCGGTATCGCTCGATGCCCTCGTTCCGACCGGCATCGTCCGTGGGGACGAGGTAGAACTCAGGACGACCGCCGGGACAGTCACGGGACCGGTCGTCTCCGCGCAGTCCACCGAAGGCGGTGAGCCGGCGAAACCGGCCGCCGAGGTCACCGACGGCGGCGAAGACGCCGCGACGCCCGCACCGGCCCCCCACGCGCCGACGACGACCGGCGGCGACGGACGAATCACCGTCGCAGTGGAGCGTGCAGCGGCGAAGCAACTCCTCGGCGTAGCGTCCGGGCGCGTCGTGACGAACGCCCGAGGGACGCGCAGAGAGTACGAACTCGTCTCGCTGTTGCGCCGGGCGGGCAAACGCTTCCAGAAAATCAGCGTCCGTGCGGCCGGCGAACTCGACGGCCACACCCTCGGCGACGTCGGGGTACGAACTAATTACGACGTGGCCGTCCTCGCCGTGAAACGTTCGACGAAGGCCGAGACGAACGGGTCTGCTCGCGGCTGGGTGTTCGCGCCGCGGGGTGAAACCATGCTCGCGGCCGGTGACGAACTGTTCGTCGTCGGGACGCGCGACGCGCTCGCGTCGTTCAAGGAGGTGGCGGCGTGACGCTCGTCGAAAATCTCCTTCAGTCGGTCCTTGCATCTGCGGTTTCGGTCGTCGGGATGGGACTGCTCGGCCTCGCCGGTGCGCTGGCGCTCGCGTTCGTCTACCGCTGGTACTCCCGCCAGAAGTCCCCGCGAAGCGTCGCCATCCTCGTTGGCCTCTCTGCGGTCTCGCTGTGGCTAAACACTGACTTCGCGCTCAAGCAGGTCATCACCGACGGTAACCTCGCTGACCTCCAGACGAACGCCATCGTCACCATCGCTTCGTTCATCGCCGGTGGCATCGGAGCCTCTATCGGCCATCAGATCGGCGACGACCTCGCGGTTCGATTCTTCGCCATCTCGGGAGTCAAGGACCTGAACCGCGAGATGAGCCAACTCGTTCAATCAGTTGGGCGGACGATTACGGTCACGCTCCCCGAGGAGATTCACGACATCGAGGGGTACGACCCGGCCGACGACGCGACCAAGGAGAAACTCTCGGGTATCTCGCTCGTGTTTCCGCGGAAACTCACCGTTGGCGAACTCAAGAGTCGCCTCGTCTCCCGGCTCAAAGAGGACTACAGCGTCGGCCACGTGGACATCGAACTGGACGAGAGCGGCACCGTCACCTTCCTCGCAATCGGGAGTCGGGCCGCCGGCCTCGGGCCGACGCTTCCCCCGGGAAAAGTCGCCCTCGCCATCCACGCAGACCCCGCCCACGGCGCGAGCGCGGGCGACCTCGTGCAAGTGTGGAAGCCGGGACCGGAACCCGAACTCGTGACCGCGGCGGAACTGCGCGCTCGCGTCGAAGACATCGTCACGCTCGTCGTCGATGCGGGCGACGCAGATCTCCTCTCTGCGGAGGAGCAGTACCGCCTCATCACGCTCCCCTCCGAACCGCTCCCCGACCGCGAGTTTGCCTCGCTGCTTCGGGCCGCGGACGAGACCATGGGGGCGATTGCCGTCCACGAGTCGAGTGCCCTCGTCGGCACGATGCTCGGCGACCTCGACTCGACCATCGTCGCCATCAAACCCCAGTCAGGCGGCGTGAGCGCGATTCCGTCGCGCAGCCACGTCCTCGAAGCGGGTGACACTATCTACGTCATCGCCCGCCCGGAGGAACTGCGGCGGCTCGAAGCCGTCACCGGCCCATCGAAACAGCAGACGCCGGCCGAGTGAATTCCGGCGAGGCTTTTTCTTCTCGCGGGAGAGACCCACAGACATGCAGTGGAAACTCTTCGCGAATCTCGCGGAAGCGGCTGGCGAGAAAGAGCCGCCAGTCGATGCACAACCGGGTGACACCCTCGGTGACGCGCTCTCCGCCCTCGTCTCTCAATACCCAGCGCTCCGGGACGAACTCTTAGACGAGGAGGGCAACCTCTACGACCACATCCGCGTCCTCAGAAACGGGCGCAGCCCATTCGTGAAAAACGACGGCCTCGATACCGTGTTAGAAGAAGGCGACGAACTCGCCCTGTTCCCCCCGGTCAGTGGCGGGTAGTCAGGTCGGCTTCGAGGACGAAGTCGGGTTCTTTGTGGATTTGCACCCGAGCGGCGGCCGCATCGCTCACGTAGCGAACCGTTTCGGGGACGAGGACGCGCGTGCGGTCTACCCCCTGCGCGGCAGCGTCGGCACTGAGCGCGGCGAACAGTGACCGCGCCGCATCGACGTCATCCCACGCACCGACGCCGTATTCGGCGTAGGTGTGGGTCTCTCCGTCGTCGTTGGTGTGCTCGTAGGTTCGATTCCGGTAGGCCATGGCGACCGTGCCCTCGTCTTGGACGGCGAAGACGGCATCCTCCTCGAGGGTTCTGAGTTTGCCGAGCGTGAGCTCCGAGAGGGCCCACGACTCGTTGAAATCGAGGCTGAGTCCGGCGAGGTGCGTGCGAGCAGCCGAGCGATTCCAGTAGCTCCACGCGGCTTCTGCGTCGTGGGTGACGGTCATGGTTGGCGTGGCGTCCGCGTCGGGTTCTGGTTTCACGAAGCGGAACTCGGTCGCCGGTTCGAAGCCGACGGCCCGCGACTGGCCAAGTCCACCCATATTCCACGAGTACACCATGTTGCGGGCGACGGTCGCGCCCCGCTCTGCGGCCCAGTCGAAGAACGCCTCGGAGAGCCGTCGGGCGATTCCCTGCCCGCGGAACGCCGGATTGACGCGCATCCCCTGCCCCCAGGCTTCGTGGTCAGAGAGCATGACCCCCTGCGTGAGGCCAGCGATGTCGGCGCCAGCATCGACGACGAACGTCCGTCGGGTGTCACTCTCTGCTTCGACCCAGCGCTCGATGACCCACGGGATGTGGTCGTCGACGCCGTGGTCGTCCCACGTTTCCTGTGTAAACGCGACGATTGGGTCGACGTCAGACTCGCGTATTGGTCTGACCGTCAGTTCCATGGGACCGACCGCTCGGTTATCTCGCCGGCGAGCGGCGTCTGCATCGTCCCGACGACGTCGTCGGTATTCGCGAGCGCCCACATCAGCTTGACCTTGGCCGTGCCGGGGAGCATGTCCTCGCCCTCGACGACGCCCGCGTCGAGCAGGTCGCGGCCGGTGTCGTACACCCGGTCGCAGACGCGCCCGGAGAGACACTGGCTGGTCATGACGACGACGGTTCCGTCCTCGACGAGGTCGCGGATGTGCGGAATCCAGTCGGTGTGGACGTGGCCGAGGCCGGTTCCCTCGATGACGACGCCCGCTTTCCCCTCCAGGACGTCGAGGAACGCCGGGTCCATCCCTGGGGTGAATTTGACTAGTTCCACGTCGGTTTCGATGTCCGGGGCGATGGCGAGGTCGCGCTCGCCGCGTTTCGTGTAGTCGCGTCGGAAGGTGAGTTCCTCCGTGTCGTAGTCGATTTCGCCGAGGGGCTTCGCCCCGATGGTCTGGAAGGCGTCGCGCCGGGAGGTGTGGTTCTTCCGGACGCGCGTGCCCTCGTGGAGCGCGCAGGTGGTGTCGCTCTCGGTGGCGTGCATGCAGACGAGCACCTCCGCGCAGTCGCTTTTCGCGGCTTCGACCGCACAAAC
This sequence is a window from Haladaptatus sp. QDMS2. Protein-coding genes within it:
- a CDS encoding GNAT family N-acetyltransferase, with the translated sequence MELTVRPIRESDVDPIVAFTQETWDDHGVDDHIPWVIERWVEAESDTRRTFVVDAGADIAGLTQGVMLSDHEAWGQGMRVNPAFRGQGIARRLSEAFFDWAAERGATVARNMVYSWNMGGLGQSRAVGFEPATEFRFVKPEPDADATPTMTVTHDAEAAWSYWNRSAARTHLAGLSLDFNESWALSELTLGKLRTLEEDAVFAVQDEGTVAMAYRNRTYEHTNDDGETHTYAEYGVGAWDDVDAARSLFAALSADAAAQGVDRTRVLVPETVRYVSDAAAARVQIHKEPDFVLEADLTTRH
- the gatD gene encoding Glu-tRNA(Gln) amidotransferase subunit GatD gives rise to the protein MNPGDRVRVERGEQTYEGVLLPSTTQETLVVKLDGGYNVGIARDNAEVEVLESDVYQIEPGETSEVSEVEFDEDLPTIALISTGGTIASTVDYRTGAVTAQFDAEDVLRAVPDLAGRANYRGRVVANILSENMTSDVWQDLAHAIYEEIENGADGVVVMHGTDTMQFTASAMSFMIETPVPIVFTGSQRSADRPSSDNVMNAVCAVEAAKSDCAEVLVCMHATESDTTCALHEGTRVRKNHTSRRDAFQTIGAKPLGEIDYDTEELTFRRDYTKRGERDLAIAPDIETDVELVKFTPGMDPAFLDVLEGKAGVVIEGTGLGHVHTDWIPHIRDLVEDGTVVVMTSQCLSGRVCDRVYDTGRDLLDAGVVEGEDMLPGTAKVKLMWALANTDDVVGTMQTPLAGEITERSVPWN